A section of the Eublepharis macularius isolate TG4126 chromosome 1, MPM_Emac_v1.0, whole genome shotgun sequence genome encodes:
- the CTSK gene encoding cathepsin K translates to MWWIALIAALLPLAKATIYPDEMLDSQWELWKKSHRKEYNGKMEEISRRLIWEKNLKFINTHNLEFSLGRRTFEVAMNHLGDMTSEEIAQKMTGLKVPPSRKPSNDTLYIPDWEKRVPDTMDYRKKGYVTPVKNQGQCGSCWAFSSVGALEGQLKRKTGKLLNLSPQNLVDCVTNNDGCGGGYMTNAFEYVKDNHGIDSDDSYPYIGQDESCMYNPTGKAAKCRGFREIPEGDEKALKRALARIGPISVGIDASLQSFQFYSRGVYYDESCNASNINHAVLAVGYGTQKGTKHWIVKNSWGEEWGNKGYVLMARNMNNACGIANLASFPKM, encoded by the exons ATGTGGTGGATCGCCCTCATCGCTGCCCTCTTGCCGCTCGCAAAGGCTACCATCTACCCAGATGAGATGCTGGACTCGCAGTGGGAACTCTGGAAGAAGTCTCATAGGAAGGAATATAACGGCAAG ATGGAAGAAATCTCCCGAAGGCTCATCTGGGAGAAGAACCTCAAATTTATCAACACCCACAACCTAGAATTTTCCTTGGGAAGACGAACTTTCGAAGTGGCCATGAACCACCTTGGCGATATG ACAAGTGAAGAGATAGCGCAAAAGATGACGGGCCTCAAAGTCCCTCCGTCCCGTAAGCCCAGTAACGACACGCTGTATATCCCAGACTGGGAGAAGAGGGTCCCCGACACCATGGATTACCGGAAGAAAGGCTACGTCACTCCTGTGAAAAATCAG GGTCAATGTGGATCCTGCTGGGCTTTTAGTTCTGTGGGGGCCCTGGAAGGCCAGCTCAAGAGGAAGACGGGCAAGTTGCTGAACCTCAGCCCCCAAAATCTGGTCGACTGCGTCACCAATAACGACGGCTGTGGGGGCGGCTACATGACCAACGCCTTTGAGTACGTGAAAGACAACCATGGCATAGATTCCGACGATTCCTATCCTTACATCGGCCAG GACGAGAGCTGCATGTACAACCCAACCGGCAAAGCTGCCAAGTGCCGGGGCTTCCGGGAGATCCCTGAAGGGGACGAGAAGGCCCTGAAGAGGGCCCTGGCCCGCATAGGCCCCATCTCCGTGGGCATCGATGCCAGCTTGCAGTCCTTCCAGTTCTATAGCcgag GTGTGTATTATGATGAGAGCTGCAACGCCAGCAACATCAACCACGCGGTCCTGGCCGTGGGCTACGGTACTCAGAAAGGCACCAAACACTGGATCGTCAAAAACAG CTGGGGAGAAGAGTGGGGCAACAAAGGTTACGTCCTGATGGCCCGGAACATGAACAACGCCTGCGGAATTGCCAACTTGGCCAGCTTCCCTAAGATGTGA